In the genome of Ensifer sp. WSM1721, the window TGAGGAGGATCGTCACCTCGTCCATGAAGGCGCCGATCGTCGTCGTTGCCGTGACGGCCGCCGCGAAGAGCACGAGCGCCATCAGCCGCAAGAGGAGGGCGACGACCTCCGGGACAGAAATGAGGAAGAGGTTGACCGCGGCAAGAACGAGAATGGTGAAAAAGACGAAGCCGACGCGCGACAGCGCCTGGCGCGGGGTCAAGCCGAGGGAGAGATAGAGACCGCCGCAGACGAGGAAGGCGGGCAACAGCAGAAGCGGCGAGTTCGTGATGAAAAGCACGAGGCTCAAGACGAGGAGAGCGATCAGCTTGGCGCGCACCGGCACGCGGTGGAACCAGCTTCGTCCCTCGACATAGAGGCTCGTCAGCATCCGGCGACCTCGTGATAGCGTCGGATGGTCTCTGCGGGCGAGCCATCCGCAACGAGCCTGCCCTCATGAAAGAGCAGGATCCGCTCGACACCTTCGACAAGCGCCAGATCATGGGTGATGACGATCGTGTCTTCGTCGAGCGCCTCGATCGTTTCGGCGACCATCCGGCGATTGCGAAGGTCGAGCTGATTGGTGGGCTCGTCGAGAATCAGAATCTTCGGTCCGGTGACGACGACGCTCGCCAAGGCGACGAGCTGCGTTTCGCCTCCCGAAAGCTCGTGCACGCGCCTTCTTGCGAGATGGCTGACGCCGAAGCGCGCCAGCACCGCTTCCGTGCGCAACGAAATTTCTTTAGACGGCAGACCGCGGTTCTTGAGGCCGAAGGCGATGTCGTCGGAAACGATCGGCATGATCAACTGGTGCTGCGGATTCTGGAAAATGAAGCCGGCCTCGGCGAGCACGGCACGATCGTCTTTGATCGTATCGAGTCCGTTGACCGCGACGCGGCCCATGCTCGGTTTGACGAGCCCATTGATCAGCCGCGCGAAGGTCGTCTTGCCGGAGCCGTTGAGGCCGATGATGCCGATTCGCCGTTCACTGAGCGCGAGGGTCAGGGGGTGAAGCGCGACCCGTTCGCCGAAGCTGACCGAGCAATCGGTAAAGCGGATATCCAATCCTTGATTCCTCGCGAATTTTCGTGATTGCTCTATAGGGCAAATGGATCGGCGAGGGCAATGCGCCTCGGCTGCATCGCTTTGCGATCGAAGTGCGTTTGAATTATGGGAATAAAAGCCTATTCTTTCCGCCATGACGATTCGTCTTTCCAACCGTGATGCCCGGCGCATCTTTCTCGCTAAGCAGGGCCTTTCGAGCGCGCCGCATCGCGCGCTCGGCAAGGACGGTTTGCTGCGGCTGATCCACGACATCGGCTTCGTGCAGGTCGACAGCATTGCGACCGTCGAGCGAGCCCATCATCAGATCCTCTTTTCGCGCAACCAGACCTATCGCCGCGAGCATCTGGCCGAGCTTTTGGAAAAGGACGGCGAGCTCTTCGAGCACTGGACGCACGACGCCTCGATCATTCCGAGCGCCTTCTTCGTTTATTGGAAGCACCGCTTCAAATGGGAAAGCGAAACGCTGCGCGAGCGCTGGCGCAAATGGCGAGGCGAGGGCTTCGATGCGGGCTGCGACGAAACCTACGCGAGGATCGCGGCCAATGGTGCGGTAATGGCGCGCCACCTGAAGGAAGATGGTCACGAGTCCGGCGGTTGGTGGAACTGGCACCCGTCGAAGACGGCCCTCGAAGTGCTTTGGCGGCAGGGCAAGCTTGCGATCGCCCGGCGCGAGAATTTCCAGAAGGTCTATGATCTTACCGAACGCGTCATTCCGCCGCGTCACTACGAAGGCGGTGTAAGCCACCCAGAGTTCATCGACTGGGCCTGCCGCAGCGCGCTCGAACGGCTGGGCTTCGCGACTCACGGGGAGATCGCTGCCTTCTGGGACCTCGTATCGCCCGACGAGGCCAAGGCCTGGGTCGCCGCCCGTCGCGACGACCTCAGCGATGTCGTCATCGAGTCCGCCAATGGCGGCCGGCTGCGCCCGTCTTACGCTTTCGCCGGCTTTCCGGACAATCTCGGTGACATTCCCGATCCGCCCGGGCGCATGCGGGTGCTAAGTCCGTTCGACCCTCTGCTGCGCGACCGGAACCGGACCGAACGCCTCTTCGATTTCTTTTACCGCATCGAGGTTTTCGTGCCGGAGGCGAAACGCGAATACGGCTATTATGTCTTTCCGCTACTCGAAGGCGACCGGCTGATCGGCCGCATCGACATGAAGGCCGACCGCAAACGCGGAAGCCTCGACGTGCGCCGGCTCTGGCTGGAAAAGGGTGTCAAGGCATCATCGGGCCGTATGGAAAAGCTGATGGCCGAGCTCGACCGGATCGCCCGTTTCACCGGCGTCGAGGAGGTTGGTTTGCTCGAAGGCTGGAACGCTGGCCTTGCCTGACCGATCCTTTCGTGGCCTGTTTTTTTCTTGGCTTGCGGCGCCGCGCTCCCTAAATGGAGCCAATGATCCCTCACGACGCGGAGCAGAACCATGGACACCAATCTGATGAGCCTCTTCGATGCGGACGAGGCAACGGTCCGCAAGGTTCTTTCCGAGACGCTTGCCGGAGCTGACGACGGCGAGCTCTTCC includes:
- a CDS encoding energy-coupling factor transporter transmembrane protein EcfT, with the protein product MLTSLYVEGRSWFHRVPVRAKLIALLVLSLVLFITNSPLLLLPAFLVCGGLYLSLGLTPRQALSRVGFVFFTILVLAAVNLFLISVPEVVALLLRLMALVLFAAAVTATTTIGAFMDEVTILLRPLERLGLLRAADVSLALGLVLRFVPDIFARYQAISEAHRARGLPIRPLTIIGPLIILTLKDADTIAAAIDARGFRRQ
- a CDS encoding energy-coupling factor ABC transporter ATP-binding protein — its product is MDIRFTDCSVSFGERVALHPLTLALSERRIGIIGLNGSGKTTFARLINGLVKPSMGRVAVNGLDTIKDDRAVLAEAGFIFQNPQHQLIMPIVSDDIAFGLKNRGLPSKEISLRTEAVLARFGVSHLARRRVHELSGGETQLVALASVVVTGPKILILDEPTNQLDLRNRRMVAETIEALDEDTIVITHDLALVEGVERILLFHEGRLVADGSPAETIRRYHEVAGC
- a CDS encoding winged helix-turn-helix domain-containing protein, yielding MTIRLSNRDARRIFLAKQGLSSAPHRALGKDGLLRLIHDIGFVQVDSIATVERAHHQILFSRNQTYRREHLAELLEKDGELFEHWTHDASIIPSAFFVYWKHRFKWESETLRERWRKWRGEGFDAGCDETYARIAANGAVMARHLKEDGHESGGWWNWHPSKTALEVLWRQGKLAIARRENFQKVYDLTERVIPPRHYEGGVSHPEFIDWACRSALERLGFATHGEIAAFWDLVSPDEAKAWVAARRDDLSDVVIESANGGRLRPSYAFAGFPDNLGDIPDPPGRMRVLSPFDPLLRDRNRTERLFDFFYRIEVFVPEAKREYGYYVFPLLEGDRLIGRIDMKADRKRGSLDVRRLWLEKGVKASSGRMEKLMAELDRIARFTGVEEVGLLEGWNAGLA